The Chlorocebus sabaeus isolate Y175 chromosome 1, mChlSab1.0.hap1, whole genome shotgun sequence genome includes a region encoding these proteins:
- the APLNR gene encoding apelin receptor, with product MEEGGDFDNYYGADNQSECEYTDWKSSGALIPAIYMLVFLLGTTGNGLVLWTVFRSSREKRRSADIFIASLAVADLTFVVTLPLWATYTYRDYDWPFGTFSCKLSSYLIFVNMYASVFCLTGLSFDRYLAIVRPVANARLRLRVSGAVATAVLWVLAALLAMPVMVFRTTGDLENTTKVQCYMDYSMVATVSSDWAWEVGLGVSSTTVGFVVPFTIMLTCYFFIAQTIAGHFRKERIEGLRKRRRLLSIIVVLVVTFALCWMPYHLVKTLYMLGSLLHWPCDFDLFLMNVFPYCTCISYVNSCLNPFLYAFFDPRFRQACTSMLCCGQSRCAGTSHSSSGEKSASYSSGHSQGPGPNMGKGGEQMHEKSIPYSQETLVVD from the coding sequence ATGGAGGAAGGTGGTGATTTTGACAACTACTATGGGGCAGACAACCAGTCTGAGTGTGAGTACACAGACTGGAAATCCTCGGGGGCCCTCATCCCTGCCATCTACATGTTGGTCTTCCTCCTGGGCACCACGGGCAACGGTCTGGTGCTCTGGACCGTGTTTCGGAGCAGCCGGGAGAAGAGGCGCTCAGCTGATATCTTCATCGCTAGCCTGGCAGTGGCTGACCTGACGTTTGTGGTGACGCTGCCCCTGTGGGCTACCTACACGTACCGGGACTATGACTGGCCCTTTGGGACCTTCTCCTGCAAGCTCAGCAGCTACCTCATCTTTGTCAACATGTACGCCAGCGTCTTCTGCCTCACCGGCCTCAGCTTCGACCGCTACCTGGCCATCGTGAGGCCAGTAGCCAACGCACGGCTGAGGCTGCGTGTCAGCGGGGCCGTGGCCACGGCGGTCCTGTGGGTGCTGGCCGCCCTCCTGGCCATGCCTGTCATGGTGTTCCGTACCACCGGGGACCTGGAGAACACCACCAAGGTGCAGTGCTACATGGACTACTCCATGGTGGCCACTGTGAGCTCGgattgggcctgggaggtgggcCTGGGGGTCTCATCCACCACCGTGGGCTTCGTGGTGCCCTTCACCATCATGCTGACCTGTTACTTCTTCATCGCCCAAACCATCGCTGGCCACTTCCGCAAGGAGCGCATCGAGGGCCTGCGGAAGCGGCGCCGGCTGCTCAGCATCATCGTGGTGCTGGTGGTGACCTTTGCCCTGTGCTGGATGCCTTACCACCTGGTGAAGACGCTGTACATGCTGGGCAGCCTGCTGCACTGGCCCTGTGACTTTGACCTCTTCCTCATGAACGTCTTCCCCTACTGCACCTGCATCAGCTACGTCAACAGCTGCCTCAACCCTTTCCTCTATGCCTTCTTCGATCCCCGCTTCCGCCAGGCCTGCACCTCCATGCTCTGCTGTGGCCAGAGCAGATGTGCGGGCACCTCCCACAGCAGCAGTGGGGAGAAGTCAGCCAGCTACTCTTCGGGGCACAGCCAGGGGCCTGGCCCCAACATGGGCAAGGGTGGAGAACAGATGCACGAGAAATCCATCCCCTACAGCCAGGAGACCCTTGTGGTTGACTAG